A stretch of DNA from Candidatus Izemoplasma sp.:
GTTATGATGGCATTGAAATTGTCGAAAAACAAAAAACTCAAAAACCTAATATTGGATTTAATGCCAAAACAGGACAGTGGGTGAATATGTTAGATGCCGGTATTATTGATCCTACAAAAGTAACACGAAATGCTGTATTAAATGCTTCAAGCATTGCTGCAATGTTTGTTACTACTGAGGCAGCTGTCGTCAGTATTGAAGAAGAAAAAAGCACACAAACACCACCAACAAATCCAGGATTATACTAACAAATTATAAATCAAAAAATTTTATTTCAAAAAACGTTTACATATAAAAAAGTATTGATATGTTCTTTTTTGCCCTCTATAATGAATTTATAAACAATGGCGTTAACGATTTTTCGTTAGCGCCATTTTTGTATATACATTGTTATAAGCCTCAAAGAGGAGGAAATTTATATGGATTATGGTGTTGCGATTGATACCATTTGGGTATTGTTAGCTACAGCACTAGTATTTTTTATGCAAGCTGGATTTGCAATGGTAGAAACAGGCTTTACACGAGCGAAAAACGCTGGGAACATTATCATGAAAAATTTAATGGATTTTTCTGTTGGTTCTGTGATTTATTTCATCTTTGGATTTAGTATTATGTTTGGTGACAGCGTTGATGGTATTTTTGGAAGAGTGCATCTTATGTCGGATGCCTTATATGAACATTTAGAACTATCGATTCTATTATACGCTTTTATGATTTTTTAAACTGTTTTTGTCGCTACAGCCGCAACGATTGTCTCAGGGCTATGGCTGAACGCACGAAATTTTGTCCTATTTAGTTTTTAGTTTTGTGATTACTCTGGTTATCTATCCAGTCGTTGGTCACTGGGTTTGGGGTGGAGGCTGGTTAAGTGAGCTTAGCTTCCATGACTTTGCAGGTTCAACTGTTGTACACTCAGTAGGTGGGTGGACAGCGTTGGTTGGTGCCTATATTTTAGGACCACGAATTGGAAAATACAATAAGGATGGCTCTATTAATAACTTAGGTGGACATAGTTTAACCCTTGGTGCCCTAGGTGTATTTATTTTATGGTTCGGTTGGTTTGGATTTAACCCAGGTTCGAGTCTATCAGGACAAGAGGTTGAAAGCATTTCGCTCATTTTCATGACAACCAACTTAGCCGCTGCTTCTGCGGCTATATCAACAATGTTTATCACCTGGAGTAAAGATGGTAAACCAGATGTGAGTATGACATTAAATGGGCATTAGGTGGCTTAGTGGTAGTCACTGCTGGGACAGATGTTTTCACTCCTATTGCTGCAATAGCTGTTGGACTAATTGCGGGTATCATTATTGTATATGGAACAGTGTTTGTTGATCATGTATTAAAGGTTGATGATCCAGTTGGGGCTGTCGCAGTCCATGGATTATGTGGTGCAACTGGAACAATCTTAGTTGGTGTATTCGCTATTGAAGGTGGTTTATTAATAACTGGAAGCGCATCATTACTACTGATTCAAAGTTTGGGTGTTTTCGCAGTCCTAATATGGACACTGAGTACCTCGTTTGTGTTATTTAAAACAATTGATATTATTATTGGACTTCGTGTATCTAAAGAAGAAGAAATTACAGGACTAGATTTACTTGAACATGGCCTTAAAAGTAGTTATTCCGACTTTGAATATAAAAAAGAGATTGTAATTGAGGAAACGTAAAAAAAGAGCAATGCTCTTTTTTATTGGAGATTATTATTACCTAGTTATTATATGCTTACCTTTTTGTGTAAAGTGTAGCACTGGTAACCTTTAGGATTATCATCTCTAGTATAGACAACTTCAAAGCCTAATTTTTCATAAAACCCTTCGGCTTGAAATTCAGCTGTTCCTAAATTAATTTGTATACATGCTCTTTTACGTGCCTCTTGTTCAACACGGTGCATGAGTTTTTTACCAATGTGTTGCTTTCTATAAGATTCATTAACCACAAATAAGTGAACATATATTGAATCTTCATACACATCACATGTGACACCGCCAACAAATACATCATTATCTAATG
This window harbors:
- a CDS encoding GNAT family N-acetyltransferase, encoding MALEHNHFYNIITSEEGIEEANTILEKKQKAHNKVNNLHDKNSDFAIVALDNDVFVGGVTCDVYEDSIYVHLFVVNESYRKQHIGKKLMHRVEQEARKRACIQINLGTAEFQAEGFYEKLGFEVVYTRDDNPKGYQCYTLHKKVSI